From Deltaproteobacteria bacterium:
CTTTACCTGTACCCGAATAAATGCTATTAATATCATTAGGAAAATCAGCACCTTAAGTAATCCGGAGGTAGCAATTTGGCGTATAAAAGACCAACCATAGCGCTCATCGATACAGCTTCGCTAAAGCATAACCTTGGCGAGATAAAGCGGCTTGTTGGCTCTGATACCGCCGTAATGGCCGTAATCAAGGCCAATGCCTACGGCCACGGAGATTTAATGACCGCAAACGCCCTTACAGAGGCAGGGTGCGAGATGTTTGGCGTTGCGTATGTGGAAGAGGCAGTGCGCCTTAGAGAAGGCGGCGTAGAAGGGAAAATATTCGTCCTTGCCGGCATATTCGAAGGCCAGTACGATGACATAATCGAGTACGCGCTTACCCCCGTTGTCTGGGACAGCAAGACAGCAGAGGAGATAAACTCATCTGCCGCAAAAAAGGGCGTAACGGTCCCCGTGCACGTAAAGATAGACACGGGCATGGGAAGGCTCGGAGTTCTTACGCCGGAAGCGCCGGAGTTCTTTAAAAAACTGAAGAACTTAAAACACCTCGAGGTAGAGGGCGTGATGTCGCACCTTGCCGAATCAGAGGCCGAGGATAAAAGTTTCTCGCTTGAGCAGATAAACGCCTTTGAAAAATGCCTGGCAGAGATAGCCTCGCTTGGCATCAAACCCAAATACACTCATATCGCTAACGGCGCGGCTGCAGTATCCATACCAAAGAGCCGCTATAACCTCGTAAGGCCCGGGCTCATGCTCTACGGCGTGTACCCGTCGCCTTCTCTAAAGAACCTCGTAGCGCTAAAGCCGGCACTCGAGTTCAGAACGGCTGTTTCGGCGCTTAAGACAGTAAAATCGGGCACACCCGTTAGCTATTCGCGCACATTCACGGCCAAACGGGACTCTACCCTTGCGATCCTTCCCATAGGCTACGGCGACGGCTTACGCGTAGCCCTATCTAACTCCCTAAACGTAATCATAAACGGCTCATACGCGCCTGTAGTCGGGCGCATTTGCATGGACCTCTGTGTAGCCGACGTAACGGACGTAAAGAACGTAAAGCCCGGAGACGAGGCCGTTATAATAGGCAGGCGCGGCGACAAGGCCGTAACGGCAGAAGACCTGGCCCTCACGGCAAAGACCATACCCTATGAGATACTTACCGGCATCTCGGTTCGCGTAAACAGGGTAAAGGCATGAGATTTAGCTTTCGTGAAAGATACCACGGCTTTTTCGAGCACCTTGGCAAGCGCGCCAGGAACTGGGTCGAGACCACTGGGGCCGTTGCCATAATGTTTGGCGAAGCTCTATTTCACTCCGTAACCCCGCCCTTCAAGTTCAAGAACATGCTAAAACAAATGGAAGGCGTGGGTGTCGGAAGCCTGTTTGTCGTGATCCTTACCGGCTCCTTTACCGGCATGGTGCTCGCGATGCAGGGCTATACCGCGCTAAAGCGCTTTGGCGCCGAAAGCCTTGTTGGCCCGACAGTGGCGCTAAGCATGGCTCGCGAACTCGGGCCCGTGCTTACAGGGCTCATGGTCACAGGCAGGGCAGGCTCTGCAATGGCAACGGAACTTGGCACCATGCGCGTAACAGAACAGATAGACGCAATAA
This genomic window contains:
- the alr gene encoding alanine racemase, whose translation is MAYKRPTIALIDTASLKHNLGEIKRLVGSDTAVMAVIKANAYGHGDLMTANALTEAGCEMFGVAYVEEAVRLREGGVEGKIFVLAGIFEGQYDDIIEYALTPVVWDSKTAEEINSSAAKKGVTVPVHVKIDTGMGRLGVLTPEAPEFFKKLKNLKHLEVEGVMSHLAESEAEDKSFSLEQINAFEKCLAEIASLGIKPKYTHIANGAAAVSIPKSRYNLVRPGLMLYGVYPSPSLKNLVALKPALEFRTAVSALKTVKSGTPVSYSRTFTAKRDSTLAILPIGYGDGLRVALSNSLNVIINGSYAPVVGRICMDLCVADVTDVKNVKPGDEAVIIGRRGDKAVTAEDLALTAKTIPYEILTGISVRVNRVKA
- a CDS encoding ABC transporter permease, coding for MRFSFRERYHGFFEHLGKRARNWVETTGAVAIMFGEALFHSVTPPFKFKNMLKQMEGVGVGSLFVVILTGSFTGMVLAMQGYTALKRFGAESLVGPTVALSMARELGPVLTGLMVTGRAGSAMATELGTMRVTEQIDAITTMGLNPVRYLLSPRVIAGAAMLPILTIISDFTGVIGGYLVGVKLLDINSGVYIGRTIDHVDIWDIFNGLLKAFFFGIIISVSACYHGFNTTGGAEGVGRAATRAVVMGCVLILMVDYILTSIMF